One segment of Pseudomonas sp. FP2196 DNA contains the following:
- a CDS encoding DUF932 domain-containing protein produces the protein MAHLIEQMAYVGATPWHGLGSRLTEKQPLEVWQREAGMNWQIQDSPVHFKAEAAGHLGSIHSFPEQKVLYRSDTKAALSVVSHRYQVVQPREVLEFYRDLTEFSGYELETAGVLKGGRKFWALARTGQTTALKGNDQVNGYLLLATSCDGTLATTATPTTVRVVCNNTLSISLNGATHAIKVPHSTRFDPRTVKQQLGIAVSQWDEFMYRMRTLAERRVQTKEALGFFMDVLCDTGAHDPIPNVLPNKRAMEQVQNLYEGKGRGADLESARGTAWGLLNAVTEYVDHEKRARSSEYRMDSAWFGQGAVIKQKALNAALQLVA, from the coding sequence ATGGCTCATCTCATCGAACAAATGGCTTACGTTGGCGCTACCCCGTGGCACGGTTTGGGTAGCCGCCTCACCGAAAAACAACCGCTGGAAGTCTGGCAGCGTGAAGCGGGCATGAATTGGCAGATTCAGGACAGCCCGGTGCATTTCAAGGCCGAGGCCGCTGGCCACCTGGGCAGCATTCACTCATTCCCTGAACAAAAAGTGCTGTATCGCTCCGACACCAAAGCAGCGTTATCGGTAGTCTCGCATCGCTATCAGGTCGTACAGCCGCGTGAAGTGCTGGAGTTCTACCGAGACCTGACCGAGTTCTCCGGTTACGAGTTGGAAACCGCAGGTGTGCTCAAAGGGGGGCGCAAGTTCTGGGCCCTCGCCAGAACCGGCCAGACGACGGCGCTGAAGGGCAATGATCAGGTCAATGGCTACCTGCTGCTAGCCACTTCATGCGACGGCACACTAGCGACCACGGCAACGCCCACCACCGTGCGGGTGGTCTGCAACAACACCTTGAGCATTTCCCTAAACGGTGCCACCCACGCGATCAAGGTGCCGCACAGCACCAGGTTTGATCCGCGCACGGTCAAACAGCAACTGGGCATCGCCGTCTCGCAATGGGACGAGTTCATGTATCGGATGCGCACTCTCGCTGAACGCAGGGTGCAAACCAAAGAAGCGCTTGGCTTTTTTATGGACGTGCTGTGCGACACCGGAGCCCATGACCCCATTCCCAATGTACTGCCCAACAAGCGAGCTATGGAGCAGGTGCAAAACCTTTACGAAGGTAAAGGCCGAGGAGCTGATTTGGAGTCTGCTCGCGGAACAGCATGGGGCTTGCTGAACGCCGTGACGGAATACGTGGATCATGAAAAGCGTGCCAGAAGCTCTGAGTATCGAATGGATTCGGCATGGTTTGGGCAAGGCGCAGTAATCAAACAGAAGGCACTCAATGCAGCCTTACAACTCGTTGCGTGA
- a CDS encoding JAB domain-containing protein yields MKYPKLKSGETTDTHALESPLTEADVLQMAQQLAMYRLSKGRALTERRLVFSHLQTLLQFHDYEVFALLLLDTEHRVIGFRELFSGPLEGASVYPREVVKIVLEHNAAAVILVHNQPSGTQEVSQADRALTTPLKKALNMVGTQILDHVVVAHEGCKSMTERGHL; encoded by the coding sequence ATGAAATATCCCAAGCTCAAATCCGGTGAAACGACCGACACCCATGCTCTGGAATCACCGCTCACCGAGGCGGACGTTTTACAGATGGCACAACAACTCGCTATGTATCGCCTGTCAAAAGGACGTGCATTGACTGAACGCAGACTCGTATTCAGCCACCTACAAACTCTGCTGCAGTTTCATGATTACGAAGTCTTTGCTTTGTTACTGCTCGATACAGAGCACCGGGTTATTGGTTTCAGAGAGCTATTTAGCGGCCCTCTGGAAGGCGCCAGCGTGTACCCACGGGAAGTGGTGAAAATCGTACTGGAACACAACGCTGCGGCTGTGATCTTGGTCCATAACCAACCCTCTGGCACCCAAGAGGTCAGTCAAGCCGATCGCGCACTCACAACTCCTCTTAAAAAAGCTCTGAATATGGTTGGCACCCAGATTTTGGATCACGTTGTGGTGGCCCATGAAGGCTGCAAATCAATGACAGAGCGAGGGCATCTGTAA
- a CDS encoding DNA cytosine methyltransferase has protein sequence MWVPPSEAPGLADGIFLDEFKDISELDNLKPIQPSGGPSHYACLRGNPLSLTIAPSTPTELPPVSMPSKHPATVAKKDHHLAAYIGDSQGLRETLPTLKTTVSGQEPMKNFETLPPLPAPGQPFMFADLFAGCGGLSLGLSLAGLNGVFAVERDKMAFSTLSANLLEGRNVPVPQFEWPDWLEQKAWGIDEILEQHPLKLSELKGKVHVLAGGPPCQGFSFAGRRLESDPRNQLFEKYVEMVKAIQPAAIVLENVPGMKVAHKAKSWKEELGLTKVKPHSYYDKLVESLDRVGYQVLGKIVDSSLFGVPQKRPRLIVIGIRKDLACHLRGGANRAFELLEEARLNQLQELGLPEIVSASEAISDLEIKHAGKRPCTDPSSRIGFEELAYKGPRTHYQALMHEGSDDSMDSVRLAKHKPEISERFMRIIQDPECIRGGLMSLAQREKYGLKKHRICLMHEENPAPTITTLPDDVLHYSEPRILTVRESARLQSFPDWFQFRGKFTTGGKQRTKECPRYTQVGNAVPPYLARAIGLAIKLVLKEAMATANQQTITKPEQEILAIA, from the coding sequence ATGTGGGTACCACCAAGCGAAGCCCCAGGCTTAGCCGACGGAATATTTCTGGATGAATTCAAAGACATAAGTGAATTGGACAATCTCAAACCAATCCAGCCGTCAGGCGGCCCGAGCCATTACGCTTGCTTGCGGGGCAACCCATTATCCCTCACTATTGCCCCCTCGACGCCTACCGAGCTACCTCCAGTCAGCATGCCGAGTAAGCATCCAGCAACAGTGGCGAAAAAAGACCACCATCTTGCTGCCTATATAGGCGATAGCCAAGGGCTTCGCGAGACGCTCCCTACCCTGAAAACGACCGTATCCGGGCAGGAGCCCATGAAAAATTTCGAAACCCTCCCCCCACTACCCGCCCCCGGGCAACCTTTTATGTTCGCAGATCTTTTTGCGGGCTGTGGAGGCCTATCTCTAGGTCTATCGCTCGCAGGGCTAAACGGCGTTTTTGCCGTCGAACGCGATAAAATGGCATTTTCTACCCTTTCGGCAAACCTGCTCGAAGGGCGTAACGTGCCCGTACCCCAATTCGAATGGCCCGATTGGCTGGAACAAAAAGCCTGGGGTATCGATGAAATTCTTGAACAGCACCCGCTTAAACTCTCCGAGCTAAAGGGCAAAGTGCATGTACTTGCAGGAGGCCCACCCTGCCAAGGGTTCAGCTTCGCAGGGAGGCGGCTAGAGTCCGACCCCCGAAACCAACTGTTTGAGAAGTACGTGGAAATGGTCAAGGCTATTCAGCCAGCGGCCATTGTCCTGGAAAACGTACCGGGCATGAAGGTCGCGCATAAAGCCAAATCTTGGAAAGAAGAACTTGGCTTAACGAAAGTTAAGCCCCATTCCTACTATGACAAGCTTGTCGAAAGCCTGGACAGGGTCGGCTATCAGGTCCTCGGTAAAATAGTGGACTCCTCACTCTTCGGAGTTCCCCAGAAGCGCCCACGCCTAATCGTAATCGGGATCCGGAAAGATCTCGCCTGCCATCTTCGTGGCGGCGCTAACAGAGCTTTCGAGCTCCTAGAGGAGGCAAGGCTGAACCAACTGCAGGAGCTTGGCCTTCCAGAAATTGTCAGCGCTTCGGAGGCCATTTCTGATTTGGAAATAAAGCACGCTGGGAAAAGACCATGCACTGACCCCTCCTCTCGCATCGGCTTTGAAGAGCTCGCATATAAGGGGCCTCGGACACATTACCAAGCGCTCATGCACGAGGGGAGCGACGATTCCATGGACAGCGTACGCTTAGCAAAACACAAGCCCGAAATCAGTGAACGGTTCATGAGGATCATTCAGGACCCCGAATGCATTAGGGGTGGCTTGATGAGCTTGGCCCAAAGGGAAAAATATGGCCTCAAGAAGCACCGCATTTGCCTAATGCACGAGGAAAATCCCGCACCAACAATTACAACGCTGCCCGACGATGTGCTCCACTACAGCGAGCCCAGGATACTGACCGTCCGAGAGTCTGCACGCCTGCAGTCGTTTCCCGACTGGTTCCAGTTCCGCGGTAAATTCACCACGGGCGGAAAGCAACGTACTAAGGAATGCCCGCGCTACACGCAGGTAGGCAACGCTGTTCCTCCTTACCTTGCAAGAGCCATTGGCCTAGCCATCAAGTTGGTACTAAAAGAAGCCATGGCCACAGCTAATCAACAAACAATCACCAAGCCAGAACAAGAAATCTTAGCCATAGCTTGA
- a CDS encoding ATP-binding protein, whose product MNKLAEWLASVVREKALGATQGLSGKKFEYRLIFRGPPLELLELVYEELARDGGIEVMSGIDGNTVTLPVLLQRPNDQIKGHKLRIGESGFCDNDHLLDVRNDPNNSSFVALVPAGQHNNLSIESSSDVFGMSSALGAWWDDGFVQQSVNEALILAGIGDSQREEAKELIHAAAKSVDEMDSELSNDSASWRMLSRIFSIDAAVQNLSPEKALALACGLPPMAGDGISSKAQLSIIDKIADELADGFKTGIERLAQGAPDEIAQALRELLAHLQVSCDVPTAFERATQAFYMPEKTLTLSPPPSWWKQLTIEQWTDLLADEPDVAVGEISIKCTNSIIPATKKLPAIVRDKVDLAVSTNENFRPAEFLLAGGSYGRAPISLPTAPSGVSEYTDLAPPAHQNPITYKVTSEGCKPANVRVISLINWKPGILVTCRLATKLVPPKKPSKKTAAGHWETSLSLPGSGRYELRIHLSPGAVIGKVEGMPDDATELEGKQQSFDARIIGENEYLLEVEADGKYQLDITFSLLGHPSPYICRAYLSCEETKEEGCRSEFERLIKQNRRHLEKFDSKAVVHLDRNARASSLQSWILEEQNVANSFRPIVIAEDYISKWAPPDWDAVHGPILSQGRFLFDPRPDASSFQPPKGFVETRQEIAKYIRGSDDQSGLVESAPLGAWLSEKEEFCILVETYLDAYMSWLDTDPDIACWIDAVAVCSLEPDGRTLSRTPDAIILSPLHPLRLAWHCLAQKVLWDEVEGDSLLPCPAASIFDPDCVPDLLTISLQSPSGVERIDFLSVECSSDYWSVLWNGSRLGQLPARTQRPPFDNTFGLTVGGISSGFSPAQVSRALDDVTSLLAAKPIISLVVSSAAGTTDACNEGLTNWCTKRFGSGDTDLSNQSIGAKILEVFDTRTSGRPDQATIANLSEDTDNHVRWYDKQPIGAKPDLGIIAQLDSAEPESNEVGMLSPMGAGGLIRHRVRRQLQSSFLCESRQGLQMPPSGDPFADKVSACMLKVERMRDSTIGLQFSPSVHAISDMLTQNSAGYVAVSSSAIDPACFLGGWIKGTYLWDYDLPSYSHRAGDTSGYYLLSQVKQADRDALRRVLKPLPGCDNLDDSKVEQILLEVARRGIPTVRGLSGDDTGATGDLGLFLAVRLLQDQFRVEGNLNSLLPVLAGSSDESTIALIVPVDPFRGYLADLARSLGKERKDTSLSRPDLLVIGVRISNDKVQLHLTPIEVKCRQGTVLGASEAVDALSQARALSTLLQAIEVRASKSVAWSLTYQHLLLSMIGFGLRVYSQHQAVEGQATRWAGYHEQIAAAILDPGSKPSIDLRGRLIVVDESTLSGPLDRDGDNFEETIVISSKDAGRIVIGNDSQSFYDAVRAKVGDWELLPPQSTPVASLIEFGQLPMQSAPLTDPSISLTKETDLSHSLDGDTSSNKPNMDTASSLTSGELGGGIVLSVGKTVDGFEPRKLSLNISDTRLNQLNIGVAGDLGTGKTQFLKSLILQISRASDANRGIKPRFLIFDYKNDFSSQDFVEATGAKVVKPYHLPLNLFDTTGMGESTAPWLDRFKFFADVLDKVYSGIGPVQRDKLKAAVRNAYETANAQDRQPTIYDIHSEYREILGEKSDSPMAIIDDLVDMEIFTRATEGTKPFDEFFDGVVVISLNAMGQDDRSKNMLVAIFLNMFFENMKKTIKRPFLGEDPQLRAIDSYLLVDEAHNIMPYEFDVLRKILLEGREFGTGVILASQFLKHFKAGATDYRTPLLSWFIHKVPNITPAELGVLGFTSDLAELSERVKTLPNHHCLYKSFDVSGEVIHGLPFYELIKEGNDSPT is encoded by the coding sequence ATGAATAAACTTGCAGAGTGGCTTGCATCAGTTGTCCGGGAAAAAGCACTTGGAGCGACGCAAGGTCTTAGCGGAAAAAAATTTGAGTATCGATTGATTTTTCGCGGCCCCCCTCTCGAACTTCTTGAGCTTGTTTACGAAGAGCTCGCTCGCGATGGGGGAATCGAAGTCATGTCTGGAATAGACGGTAATACCGTGACCTTACCAGTACTACTCCAGCGCCCAAATGATCAAATTAAAGGCCACAAACTTCGGATCGGAGAATCCGGATTTTGTGACAATGATCACTTGCTGGATGTTCGTAATGACCCAAACAACTCAAGCTTTGTAGCTTTAGTTCCTGCAGGCCAGCACAACAATCTTTCGATCGAATCATCAAGCGACGTGTTCGGCATGAGCTCGGCTCTTGGCGCATGGTGGGACGACGGATTTGTACAGCAATCTGTAAATGAGGCACTCATCCTCGCAGGCATAGGAGATTCGCAAAGAGAGGAAGCAAAAGAGTTAATTCACGCAGCTGCTAAATCCGTAGATGAGATGGATTCAGAGCTATCAAACGACAGCGCCTCGTGGCGGATGCTATCCCGCATATTTTCGATAGACGCGGCCGTCCAAAACCTTTCACCTGAAAAGGCTCTTGCCCTAGCTTGCGGTCTCCCACCAATGGCAGGTGATGGGATCTCTTCGAAGGCACAACTCTCAATCATAGATAAAATTGCAGATGAGTTAGCTGACGGCTTCAAAACCGGTATTGAGCGCCTGGCACAAGGCGCCCCTGATGAAATAGCTCAAGCGCTGCGAGAATTGCTTGCCCACCTCCAAGTGAGCTGCGACGTTCCGACTGCTTTCGAACGTGCTACCCAAGCTTTTTATATGCCTGAGAAAACCCTAACGCTCTCTCCTCCGCCATCTTGGTGGAAGCAGCTGACCATAGAACAGTGGACTGACCTACTTGCCGACGAGCCCGATGTAGCCGTCGGAGAGATCAGCATCAAATGCACAAATAGTATTATTCCTGCAACAAAGAAGTTACCTGCAATAGTGCGAGACAAAGTCGACCTAGCCGTATCAACGAATGAAAACTTTCGACCAGCAGAATTCCTGTTGGCCGGCGGCTCATATGGAAGAGCGCCAATTTCATTACCAACAGCTCCTAGCGGTGTCAGCGAGTACACGGATCTAGCACCTCCCGCACACCAGAACCCCATTACTTACAAAGTTACTTCTGAAGGCTGCAAACCTGCAAATGTTCGGGTCATATCGTTAATAAACTGGAAGCCAGGAATTCTTGTCACCTGCAGGCTAGCAACAAAACTGGTCCCCCCCAAAAAGCCAAGCAAGAAAACTGCAGCAGGACATTGGGAGACATCACTCTCGCTACCTGGTTCCGGGCGATATGAATTGCGTATTCATCTATCTCCGGGGGCAGTCATCGGCAAAGTTGAAGGCATGCCCGACGACGCTACTGAACTGGAGGGGAAGCAGCAATCTTTCGATGCGCGCATAATTGGTGAAAACGAATATTTATTGGAAGTAGAGGCTGACGGAAAATACCAACTAGATATAACATTTAGCCTCCTGGGACATCCCTCTCCCTATATCTGCAGAGCATATCTTTCTTGCGAGGAGACGAAGGAAGAAGGCTGTAGAAGCGAGTTTGAACGCCTAATCAAACAGAATCGCCGGCATCTTGAGAAATTTGATTCAAAGGCTGTCGTCCATCTGGACCGGAATGCGCGTGCCTCAAGCTTGCAATCTTGGATCCTCGAGGAGCAGAACGTAGCCAACTCATTCAGACCGATAGTAATAGCAGAAGACTATATTTCTAAATGGGCACCTCCAGATTGGGACGCAGTTCATGGCCCGATTTTATCTCAAGGTCGCTTCCTTTTTGACCCTCGCCCTGACGCCTCAAGCTTCCAACCACCAAAGGGTTTCGTGGAAACTCGTCAAGAGATTGCGAAGTACATACGCGGCAGCGATGATCAGTCGGGACTTGTCGAATCCGCGCCATTGGGAGCCTGGCTATCGGAGAAGGAGGAATTCTGCATACTCGTCGAAACCTACCTTGACGCATATATGTCCTGGCTCGATACGGATCCAGACATTGCATGCTGGATAGATGCTGTTGCAGTCTGCTCACTAGAACCAGACGGACGCACTCTAAGTAGAACTCCAGACGCCATCATCCTTTCGCCCCTTCACCCATTACGTCTTGCATGGCACTGTCTTGCCCAGAAAGTCTTGTGGGATGAGGTGGAAGGTGACTCACTCTTGCCCTGCCCAGCGGCGAGCATTTTTGACCCAGATTGCGTTCCCGACCTACTAACTATCTCCTTACAGTCCCCAAGTGGCGTAGAGCGTATTGACTTCCTGTCTGTGGAATGCAGCTCCGACTACTGGTCAGTACTATGGAATGGCTCTCGCCTGGGCCAGTTACCTGCGCGTACCCAACGCCCGCCATTTGACAACACATTCGGTTTAACCGTCGGTGGGATCTCGAGTGGATTTAGTCCAGCACAGGTCTCCCGTGCTCTAGACGATGTCACTAGCCTTCTGGCCGCAAAGCCGATTATCAGCCTGGTAGTGTCTAGTGCAGCAGGCACCACTGATGCCTGCAACGAAGGTTTGACCAACTGGTGCACCAAGCGGTTTGGTAGTGGTGATACGGATCTTTCGAACCAAAGTATCGGCGCGAAAATTCTTGAGGTATTCGACACGAGGACTTCGGGAAGGCCGGATCAAGCGACGATCGCAAATCTATCAGAGGACACTGATAACCACGTCCGGTGGTACGACAAGCAACCGATTGGCGCCAAGCCAGATTTAGGCATCATCGCGCAATTGGACTCAGCAGAGCCCGAATCCAATGAAGTTGGCATGCTCTCACCTATGGGCGCTGGTGGGCTAATCAGGCACCGTGTCAGGCGTCAACTTCAAAGCTCCTTTTTGTGTGAGTCCCGCCAAGGCCTGCAGATGCCTCCGTCCGGCGACCCATTCGCCGACAAAGTGTCAGCGTGCATGCTTAAAGTAGAAAGGATGAGGGACAGCACGATAGGACTGCAGTTCTCGCCTAGCGTCCATGCAATATCCGACATGCTTACGCAAAATAGCGCCGGGTATGTTGCAGTCTCGTCTTCTGCAATTGATCCTGCCTGTTTTTTGGGTGGATGGATCAAAGGCACATACCTGTGGGACTACGACCTCCCTTCCTATTCCCATCGTGCAGGCGATACCAGCGGTTACTACCTATTATCACAGGTCAAGCAAGCCGATCGTGATGCGTTGCGCCGTGTATTGAAGCCCCTTCCAGGGTGCGACAACTTAGACGATTCCAAGGTCGAGCAGATTCTTCTAGAGGTCGCGAGGAGAGGAATTCCAACTGTACGCGGCCTCTCTGGAGATGATACAGGAGCCACAGGCGACCTTGGCCTCTTCCTTGCTGTCCGACTACTTCAAGACCAGTTCCGCGTAGAAGGAAACCTGAACAGCTTATTACCAGTTCTCGCCGGTTCGTCTGACGAATCTACGATCGCACTTATTGTTCCTGTCGATCCGTTCAGGGGGTATCTTGCCGACCTTGCACGCTCCCTTGGCAAGGAGCGTAAAGATACTTCTCTCTCACGTCCCGACTTACTTGTCATTGGCGTGAGGATCTCTAACGACAAAGTCCAGTTGCATCTGACCCCTATAGAGGTCAAGTGCCGTCAGGGAACAGTGCTTGGTGCCTCCGAAGCCGTCGACGCCCTTTCACAAGCCAGAGCACTCTCGACACTTTTACAGGCCATCGAGGTACGCGCAAGCAAGTCTGTGGCATGGAGCCTGACCTACCAGCATCTCCTACTATCGATGATTGGTTTTGGTTTACGAGTCTACAGTCAGCATCAAGCAGTAGAAGGACAAGCTACTCGTTGGGCAGGCTACCATGAGCAAATCGCAGCAGCGATTCTCGACCCAGGCTCGAAACCAAGCATCGATTTGAGAGGGCGACTTATCGTCGTGGACGAATCCACTTTGAGCGGCCCACTCGATCGTGACGGCGACAATTTCGAAGAGACGATTGTCATTTCAAGCAAGGACGCAGGTCGTATCGTAATCGGCAATGATTCACAGTCGTTCTACGACGCCGTGCGTGCCAAAGTGGGAGATTGGGAGCTGCTGCCTCCGCAATCAACTCCGGTTGCCAGTTTGATCGAATTCGGTCAGTTACCGATGCAAAGTGCACCTTTGACAGATCCATCAATCTCCCTAACCAAAGAAACCGATCTATCGCACTCACTCGACGGAGACACATCGTCCAACAAACCAAATATGGACACCGCCTCATCCTTAACTTCTGGCGAGTTAGGAGGAGGAATAGTCCTTTCTGTGGGCAAAACAGTCGATGGTTTCGAGCCAAGAAAGCTAAGCCTTAACATATCCGATACTCGACTCAACCAATTGAACATTGGTGTGGCAGGTGACCTTGGAACGGGTAAAACTCAGTTCCTCAAGTCGCTCATCCTACAGATCTCCAGGGCCAGTGATGCAAACCGCGGGATCAAACCACGCTTCTTGATCTTCGACTATAAAAACGATTTCAGTAGCCAGGATTTCGTAGAGGCTACTGGGGCAAAAGTAGTGAAGCCCTACCATCTCCCTCTTAATCTGTTCGACACCACCGGAATGGGAGAATCAACGGCTCCCTGGCTAGATCGGTTCAAATTTTTCGCTGATGTGCTCGACAAAGTGTATTCGGGCATAGGCCCTGTACAGCGGGACAAACTCAAAGCTGCTGTCCGCAATGCCTACGAGACAGCAAACGCTCAAGACCGCCAACCTACGATATACGACATCCACTCGGAGTACAGGGAGATACTCGGTGAGAAGTCGGACTCCCCAATGGCGATTATCGATGACTTGGTGGACATGGAGATATTTACACGGGCCACCGAAGGGACAAAGCCGTTCGATGAATTCTTTGATGGTGTCGTTGTTATATCTCTGAATGCCATGGGGCAGGACGACCGAAGCAAGAACATGCTCGTCGCTATCTTTTTGAACATGTTCTTCGAGAACATGAAAAAGACAATCAAGCGTCCCTTCTTGGGCGAAGATCCCCAGCTCAGAGCGATTGACTCCTACCTATTGGTAGACGAGGCCCACAACATCATGCCCTACGAATTCGACGTACTACGGAAAATCCTGCTAGAGGGGCGGGAATTCGGTACCGGCGTGATACTTGCATCGCAGTTCCTTAAGCACTTTAAGGCCGGGGCGACCGATTACAGGACACCATTACTATCCTGGTTCATCCACAAAGTGCCGAACATCACTCCTGCTGAGCTGGGAGTTCTTGGATTTACGTCAGATTTGGCGGAGCTTTCAGAGCGCGTGAAGACTTTACCTAACCATCACTGCCTCTATAAATCATTCGATGTTTCAGGAGAAGTGATTCATGGGCTTCCCTTCTATGAACTGATCAAGGAGGGAAATGATAGCCCTACGTAA
- a CDS encoding very short patch repair endonuclease, with the protein MTDFLSPKERSERMARIKGSNTRPEIALRKVLHRLGMRYRLHGSGLPGKPDLVFPRYKTVVFVHGCFWHRHSNCSITTTPKTNTAFWVEKFEKNVARDEKNISLLKEAGWRVFVIWECEVGSARKAEATGERLAGLIRSYRDNIL; encoded by the coding sequence ATGACCGACTTCCTTTCTCCTAAAGAGCGGTCAGAAAGGATGGCCCGAATCAAGGGAAGTAATACTCGCCCAGAAATAGCTCTGCGCAAAGTATTGCATCGTCTCGGAATGCGTTACCGTTTGCATGGATCAGGCTTGCCCGGCAAGCCTGATCTTGTGTTTCCGCGCTACAAGACCGTGGTCTTCGTCCACGGATGCTTTTGGCACCGTCACTCCAACTGCAGCATTACCACTACGCCTAAAACCAATACAGCATTTTGGGTGGAAAAATTCGAGAAAAATGTCGCTCGGGATGAGAAAAACATAAGTCTCTTGAAGGAAGCCGGCTGGAGAGTATTCGTTATCTGGGAATGCGAAGTTGGATCCGCCAGAAAGGCAGAAGCAACGGGAGAGCGGCTAGCAGGACTAATACGATCGTATCGGGATAATATTTTATGA